AGGATTCAGGGACATTTTCGAGCAGTTCTTTGGCCGGGGCGGCGGCTTTGGCTTTGGACCAGGAGGCGCAGCAGACATGTTTGGCTTTGGCAGGCGCAAGGGGCGCGACCTTGTCTATGACATGGAGCTTTCGCTTGAGGACGTGCTGCGGGGCAAAAAAGAGGAAGTGGAGGTTCCAAGGCTTGACAGGTGCAGCGAGTGCGGCGGCTCTGGCGCGGCGCCGGGGACAAAGGCGCGCAGGTGCACCGTCTGTGACGGCAGGGGGCAGGTACAGCGCGTGTACGGCCAGAACCGGTTTTTCACATCCGTGACGGTCGAGCCGTGCAGGACGTGCCAGGGCAGGGGCCAGATAATCGAGCGCCCGTGCAATGTGTGCAAGGGCTCTGGCAAGATGCAAAAAATGAAGAAATTGAAAATAGAGATACCACCGGGCGTCGAGGACGGCATGGCGATGCAGCTGAGGGGCGAAGGCGAAGCGTCCGAGTCGGGGATACCCGGCGACTTTGTGGTGCGCCTGCACGTCAAGCCGCACCAGCAGTTTGAGCGCCTGGAAGACGGCCACCTGCTCTACAGGCTGGACGTCAAGTACACCGACCTTGCGCTTGGCACCGAGGTGCGGGTCCCGACTCTTGACGGCACGGAAAAACTGAAAATCCCGCAGGGAACGCAGCCTGAAGGGCTCTTGCGGCTAAAGGGCAAGGGGCTCCCGCGCTATGGCGCGTCGGGCAAGGGCGACATGGTGGTAAAGCTGAACGTCAAGGTGCCCACCAAATTGTCGGACAGGCAAAAGTCGCTCCTGAAGGAGCTTGACAGGGCGCTTGACGACGGCGAAAAGTGAAATGCTTTAATAGAAATTTTGCTATCTTACCGGCGGATACAGAGATATGTCATCCCCCTTTGATGAATGGTTTTCCAAGCGGCGGAGAGCGTGGTTTCCGGATGTCGACGAGATGATGCGCGACATGGACAAGATGATGGCAGAAGCTTTCAAGAACTTTGAAAAGCAGGTCCCAAAGAACCTTGTCCGGGAGCGCAAGCTGGACGACGGCTCGACTGTCCGCGAGATGGGGCCCATAGTCTACGGTTATTCTGTCAAGATAGGGCCGGACGGCAAGCCGCAGGTGCGCAAGTTCGGCAACATCGACGCGTTCCCGAACCTCCTTGGCGGCGGACTTGCGGTCAAGGAAGAGCGCGAGCCCCTTGTGGACGTGATAAAGGGCTCTGACGACGTGCGCGTCGTTGCGGAACTTCCAGGCGTCAACAAGGACGACCTGCGCCTGTCAGCCGACGAGAACTCGGTCACCATCGAGTCGTTGACGGGCGAGCCGCGCTACCGTAAGGTGGTGGACCTTCCAGAGCCGGTGGATCCCAAGACCGCCAAGTCGACGTACAAGAACGGCGTGCTTGAAGTCACGCTGAAACTTCGGAAAAAGTCAGGCTCGGGCGTCTCTATCCATATAGACTAGAGCGCGCGCACACACAAAAGGATATTATTCTAGTCGCTACGATACCCCGCGCACGGGCGGGGGTCGCCCAGCTTGGTCAAAGGCGTGAGACCGGATCAGAAAATTATCTGGCGCGATGCTCAGATGTTAGACCAACTGGGATACCTCATTCCTTAGGGATTCGTGGGTTCAAATCCCACCCCCCGCACCACTTCTTTTACATATGTGTGCGCGCGTTTCCAGTGGACTACAAATACAAGCGTAGTTGTAGATGTAAGTTCTTTTATGGCGGGATTGCCGAGCAGCCTTGGCACACTGGAAAAAAATGGTGTTGGCCTTGATCCAGCAATTGGCTTTTTGCATGACTTGGCAGAGAGCAAGGAGCCACTAGTATGCGACTTGCAAGAATTATTTAGGTGGCTTGCGGCCTGTCAATAATACAATTACTCGAAGAAAAGACGCTAAAGAAATCGGACTTTATGTAACCGAGAACTATCATATCCTGCTCAAAGAGCCGTCTACTGCAAATGCTTTGATTGAAA
The sequence above is drawn from the Nitrososphaera viennensis EN76 genome and encodes:
- the hsp20 gene encoding archaeal heat shock protein Hsp20; the encoded protein is MSSPFDEWFSKRRRAWFPDVDEMMRDMDKMMAEAFKNFEKQVPKNLVRERKLDDGSTVREMGPIVYGYSVKIGPDGKPQVRKFGNIDAFPNLLGGGLAVKEEREPLVDVIKGSDDVRVVAELPGVNKDDLRLSADENSVTIESLTGEPRYRKVVDLPEPVDPKTAKSTYKNGVLEVTLKLRKKSGSGVSIHID
- a CDS encoding CRISPR-associated endonuclease Cas1; translated protein: MAGLPSSLGTLEKNGVGLDPAIGFLHDLAESKEPLVCDLQELFRWLAACQ
- the dnaJ gene encoding molecular chaperone DnaJ; the encoded protein is MSKRRDYYEVLGVPKAASKDDIKNAYRKLALQYHPDRNKDAGAEERFKEISEAYAVLSDDEKRKRYDTYGHVGADEAFRGSEANFEEVFRDMGFGGFRDIFEQFFGRGGGFGFGPGGAADMFGFGRRKGRDLVYDMELSLEDVLRGKKEEVEVPRLDRCSECGGSGAAPGTKARRCTVCDGRGQVQRVYGQNRFFTSVTVEPCRTCQGRGQIIERPCNVCKGSGKMQKMKKLKIEIPPGVEDGMAMQLRGEGEASESGIPGDFVVRLHVKPHQQFERLEDGHLLYRLDVKYTDLALGTEVRVPTLDGTEKLKIPQGTQPEGLLRLKGKGLPRYGASGKGDMVVKLNVKVPTKLSDRQKSLLKELDRALDDGEK